One genomic region from Argentina anserina chromosome 2, drPotAnse1.1, whole genome shotgun sequence encodes:
- the LOC126784130 gene encoding U3 small nucleolar RNA-associated protein 18 homolog, with product MVNAAFLPDGSQVIIAGRRKFFYSFDLVKAKVDRIGPLVGREEKSLEVFEVSPDSSTIAFVGNEGYILLVSTKTKELIGTLKMNGTARSLAFSEDGKQLLSSGEDGQIYHWDLRTGACFHMAVDEGCINGTSLCTSPNGKLFAAGSDSGIVNIYNSEEFLGGKRKPIKTIENLTTKVDFLKFNTDSQILAICSSMKKNSLKLVHVPSLTVFSNWPPQKKTLHYPRCLDFSPGGGFMAMGNAAGKVLLYKLHHYHDA from the exons ATGGTAAAC GCAGCTTTCTTGCCTGATGGCTCTCAGGTTATTATAGCTGGAAGGAGGAAGTTTTTTTACAGCTTTGATTTAGTGAAGGCCAAAGTTGATCGAATAGGACCCCTTGTCGGTAGAGAGGAAAAGAGCTTGGAAGTTTTTGAGGTTTCGCCTGATTCTAGTACAATTGCCTTTGTGGGCAATGAAGGATATATCTTGTTGGTTTCCACTAAAACAAAGGAATTGATTGGGACACTGAAGATGAATGGAACTGCTCGTTCTTTAGCTTTTTCTGAAGATGGGAAGCAATTATTGAGCTCTGGCGAAGATGGACAGATTTACCACTGGGATTTGAGAACAGGAGCTTGCTTCCATATGGCTGTTGATGAAGGTTGTATAAATGGCACATCTCTGTGTACATCTCCAAATGGAAAGCTGTTTGCTGCTGGTTCAGACAGCGGGATTGTCAATATCTACAACAGTGAAGAGTTCTTAGGAGGCAAGAGGAAACCTATCAAGACAATCGAGAATCTCACAACCAAAGTAGATTTTCTCAAGTTCAATACCGATTCTCAAATACTGGCTATCTGTTCGAGCATGAAGAAGAACAGCTTGAAGTTGGTACATGTTCCATCATTGACTGTCTTCTCTAACTGGCCTCCGCAAAAGAAGACCCTGCACTATCCCCGGTGCTTGGATTTCAGTCCTGGTGGAGGTTTCATGGCCATGGGAAATGCTGCTGGAAAAGTGTTGCTTTACAAGTTGCACCACTATCATGATGCATAA
- the LOC126782008 gene encoding glutathione reductase, chloroplastic has protein sequence MASSLTTTPKLTSISSYPTLQTLLFSRKPPSFLSLPQTLASPHLLHRSSRRRAFSTRASQSDNGADPSRHYDFDLFTIGAGSGGVRASRFAANFGAKVAVCELPFATISSDTAGGVGGTCVLRGCVPKKLMVYASKYTHEFEDSHGYGWQYETEPKHDWSTLMANKNAELQRLTGIYKNVLKNANVTLLEGRGKIVDPHTVDVDGKLYSARHILISVGGRPFIPDISGSEYAIDSDAALDLPERPGKVAIVGGGYIALEFAGIFNGLKSDVHVFIRQKQILRGFDDEIRDFLSEQMSLRGIEFHTEESPQAILKSADGSFSLKTNKGIVEGFSHVMFATGRRPNTKNLGLEAVGVKMAKSGAIEVDEFSRTSVPSIWAVGDVTDRVNLTPVALMEGGALAKTLFLNEPTKPDYRAIPSAVFSQPPIGQVGLSEEQATEQYGDVDIYTSNFKPMKATLSGLPDRVFMKLIVCAKTNKILGLDMCGDDSPEIAQGFAVAVKAGLTKADLDATIGIHPTAAEEFVTMRTPTRKIRKNPPSQEKSGTDVKATAGV, from the exons ATGGCGAGCTCTCTCACCACCACTCCAAAGCTCACCTCCATCTCTTCCTACCCAACTCTCCAAACCCTCCTCTTCTCCAGAAAGCCCCCATCTTTCCTCTCCCTCCCCCAAACCCTAGCCTCCCCCCACCTCCTCCACCGCTCCTCCCGCCGCCGCGCTTTCTCCACACGCGCCTCCCAGTCTGACAACGGTGCCGACCCCTCCCGCCACTACGACTTCGACCTCTTCACCATCGGCGCCGGCAGCGGCGGCGTCCGCGCCTCCCGCTTCGCCGCCAACTTCGGCGCCAAGGTCGCCGTCTGCGAGCTCCCCTTCGCCACCATCTCCTCCGACACCGCTGGCGGCGTCGGCGGCAC GTGTGTGCTGAGGGGATGTGTGCCCAAGAAGCTAATGGTTTACGCTTCGAAATATACACATGAGTTTGAGGACAGCCATGGCTATGGGTGGCAGTATGAGACTGAGCCAAAGCATGACTGGAGCACATTGATGGCCAACAAGAATGCTGAGCTGCAGCGCCTCACTGGCATTTACAAGAATGTGCTCAAGAATGCTAATGTCACTTTGCTCGAGGGTCGCGGGAAG ATAGTGGACCCGCATACGGTTGATGTGGATGGGAAGCTGTATTCTGCTAGACATATTCTAATATCGGTTGGGGGGCGACCCTTTATCCCTGATATTTCGGGAAGTGAGTATGCAATAGATTCTGATGCTGCTCTTGATTTGCCTGAGAGGCCTGGAAAAGTAGCTATAGTTGGTGGTGGATACATTGCTTTGGAGTTTGCTGGTATCTTCAATGGTCTGAAGAGTGATGTTCACGTGTTTATTCGGCAAAAGCAAATTTTGAGGGGATTTGATGATGAG ATTAGAGATTTTCTTTCTGAACAGATGTCTCTGAGAGGAATTGAGTTCCACACTGAGGAGTCTCCCCAGGCTATCTTAAAATCAGCTGACGGTTCATTTTCCCTAAAAACTAACAAAGGAATAGTTGAAGGGTTCTCACATGTTATGTTTGCAACAGGGCGTAGACCTAATACAAAG AATTTAGGATTGGAGGCGGTAGGGGTGAAAATGGCCAAGAGTGGAGCAATAGAG GTTGATGAATTCTCTCGCACATCGGTTCCCTCAATATGGGCCGTGGGAGATGTCACAGACAGAGTAAATCTGACTCCAGTGGCTTTGATGGAAGGAGGCGCTTTAGCAAAAACACTTTTTCTGAATGAGCCCACAAAACCTGATTATAG GGCTATTCCCTCTGCTGTGTTTTCCCAGCCACCCATTGGGCAAGTTGGTCTTTCTGAAGAACAG GCTACAGAGCAATATGGTGATGTTGATATCTACACATCAAACTTCAAGCCCATGAAGGCCACTCTTTCAGGGTTGCCAGATCGGGTCTTCATGAAACTTATAGTGTGTGCAAAGACAAACAAAATTCTGGGGTTGGACATGTGTGGAGATGATTCACCTGAAATTGCTCAG GGGTTTGCAGTTGCTGTTAAAGCTGGCTTAACAAAAGCAGACTTAGATGCCACGATAGGCATTCACCCAACAGCCGCTGAAGAGTTTGTCACAATGAGGACTCCTACTCGGAAGATTAGGAAAAATCCTCCATCTCAG GAGAAATCAGGTACTGACGTGAAAGCTACCGCTGGGGTTTGA
- the LOC126783169 gene encoding photosystem II reaction center W protein, chloroplastic: MASFTASTPTSSVTRAALVHKPSVGAPSSTILALPSIGNKGKVRCSMEAKPPMKESNSNIGMSASLVAAALASTMSSPAAMALVDDRLSTEGTGLPFGLSNNLLGWILLGVFGLIWTFYFTYTSSLEEDEESGLSL; the protein is encoded by the exons ATGGCCTCCTTCACAGCTAGCACTCCCACCTCATCTGTCACCAGGGCAGCCCTTGTGCACAAGCCATCTGTTGGGGCTCCATCCTCAACTATTCTAG CTTTGCCATCAATTGGAAACAAGGGAAAGGTGAGATGTTCAATGGAGGCAAAGCCCCCAATGAAGGAGAGCAACTCAAACATTGGTATGAGTGCATCTCTGGTAGCTGCAGCTTTGGCTTCAACCATGTCAAGCCCAGCAGCCATGGCTTTGGTGGATGACAGATTGAGCACAGAAGGAACAGGACTTCCCTTTGGTTTGAGCAACAATCTTCTTGGGTGGATCCTTCTTGGTGTGTTCGGTCTCATCTGGACTTTCTACTTCACCTACACTTCAAGTCTCGAAGAGGATGAGGAGTCGGGTCTATCCCTCTAG
- the LOC126784129 gene encoding uncharacterized mitochondrial protein AtMg00860-like: MAFRTHEGHYEFVVMPFGLSNAPSTFQALMNELLKSLLCKGVLVFFDDILIYSKYLEAHLRHLESVFSILRAHELKLKESKCVIAQPTVQYLGHIISSEGVSADPEKVECLVNWPKPTSVKALRGFLGLAGYYRRLLKNFGLIAKPLIELLKKDQFLWMPQAEAAFSALKHAVTIAPVLAHPDFSPRFQAPASERCYPKKSGRSHISVKPCRLLNALSPHMRRR; this comes from the coding sequence ATGGCTTTCCGTACTCATGAAGGTCACTATGAATTTGTGGTAATGCCTTTCGGCCTATCTAATGCTCCTTCTACATTTCAAGCTTTGATGAATGAATTGTTGAAATCGCTTTTGTGTAAGGGTGTATTAGTGTTCTTCGATGATATCTTAATTTACAGTAAATATCTGGAAGCTCATCTCCGACACCTTGAATCAGTTTTCTCCATCCTCCGAGCACATGAGCTGAAACTTAAGGAGTCTAAATGTGTGATTGCTCAACCAACTGTTCAGTATTTAGGCCATATCATATCCAGTGAAGGAGTTTCGGCTGACCCAGAGAAGGTTGAGTGCTTAGTTAATTGGCCCAAGCCCACTTCAGTTAAAGCCCTCAGAGGATTTTTGGGCCTGGCGGGTTATTACCGCAGATTGCTGAAAAATTTCGGGTTAATCGCTAAACCTCTAATAGAGCTTCTCAAGAAAGATCAATTCCTCTGGATGCCACAAGCAGAGGCTGCGTTCTCTGCTCTCAAGCACGCGGTCACCATCGCGCCTGTGTTGGCTCACCCCGATTTCTCTCCCCGATTTCAAGCTCCGGCATCGGAGCGGTGCTATCCCAAGAAAAGCGGCCGGTCGCATATCTCAGTAAAGCCTTGTCGGCTTCTCAACGCACTCTCTCCACATATGAGAAGGAGATGA
- the LOC126783168 gene encoding probable galacturonosyltransferase 6 isoform X2: protein MKPFRRCQRILILSLLSLSVFAPILFVSQRLKNLNYTGRKEFIEDLSNIKYRTDALKLSAVEQEAGEGLKEPRNVLYEDKDVVSVVSYSLGENKEDTGSGDVGDTTDMAERTGHGTNGESKEGDIQYQQREISSASGEKGKVNQALVQHEQNVISQSRKEIDQRIKEIKSNHPVPKMNSNIQRVTDKINEMKDQMIRAKAYMTFAPPNSQLVKELRARSKEVEHVVGRTHKDSDLSRSALQKMRNLEASLSKASRAFPDCSAMTTKLRSMTHSAEEQVGLQKKQVRFLYHLAGSTTPKGLHCLSMQLTAEYFAMESKERQFPNQHKLPDPQLYHYAVFSDNVLACAVVVNSTVSTALEPETIVFHVVTDSLNFPALSMWFLLNPPGKATIQVQSIESFEWLASKYKRPLIQKSTDPRYTSELNHLRFYLPDIFPALNKIVLFDHDVVVQRDLSRLWSVNLKGKVNGAVETCRDNEPSSLEMETFINFSDPYVANRFDVNACTWAFGMNLFDLHNWRKHKLTTLYHKYMQLGSKRPLWVAGSLPLGWITFYNQTLALDRRWHALGLGYESGVAQGDVERAAVIHYDGIMKPWLDIAIGRYKGYWSKYLDYDHSHLQRCNIHA from the exons ATGAAGCCATTTCGTCGATGCCAGAGGATCCTCATCCTCTCTTTGCTTTCGCTCTCTGTTTTCGCTCCAATCCTCTTCGTCTCCCAGAGGCTCAAGAATCTCAATTATACTG GGCGGAAGGAATTCATTGAAGATTTGTCCAATATT AAATACAGGACTGATGCCTTGAAGCTTAGTGCTGTTGAGCAG GAAGCGGGCGAAGGTTTGAAGGAGCCCAGGAATGTTTTGTACGAAGATAAGGATGTAGTGTCTGTGGTTAGTTACAGTCTTGGTGAGAATAAAGAGGATACGGGATCTGGAGATGTTGGAGATACTACTGATATGGCGGAGAGGACTGGACATG GAACCAATGGTGAGAGCAAAGAAGGAGATATACAATATCAGCAGAGAGAAATATCATCTGCTTCTGGTGAAAAG GGGAAAGTTAACCAAGCATTGGTCCAACATGAACAGAATGTAATATCTCAGTCAAGGAAAGAAATAGATCAGAGAATAAAAgagatcaaatcaaatcacccTGTTccgaaaatgaattcaaaTATCCAGAGAGTGACAGACAAAATAAATGAGATGAAAGATCAGATGATTAGAGCTAAAGCATACATGACTTTTGCACCGCCTAACTCACAGTTGGTGAAGGAGTTGAGAGCTCGTAGTAAAGAGGTGGAACATGTGGTTGGGAGAACCCACAAGGATTCTGATTTATCTCGGAG TGCCTTGCAGAAAATGAGAAACCTGGAGGCCTCACTATCAAAAGCTAGTCGTGCTTTCCCGGACTGCTCTGCCATGACCACAAAACTACGTTCTATGACTCACAGTGCTGAAGAGCAAGTTGGGTTGCAGAAGAAGCAAGTCAGATTTCTTTATCACCTTGCTGGAAGCACTACCCCCAAAGGTCTTCATTGTCTTTCGATGCAGTTAACTGCAGAGTACTTTGCTATGGAGTCCAAGGAGAGGCAATTTCCTAACCAACACAAGTTGCCTGATCCACAGCTCTATCATTATGCTGTCTTCTCCGACAATGTTCTGGCATGTGCAGTGGTTGTAAATTCCACTGTTTCCACTGCACTG GAACCGGAGACGATTGTTTTCCATGTGGTGACTGATTCCCTCAATTTTCCAGCATTGTCAATGTGGTTCTTATTGAATCCTCCTGGAAAAGCCACTATCCAAGTCCAGAGCATAGAGAGTTTTGAATGGTTGGCTTCCAAGTATAAAAGACCATTAATTCAGAAGTCCACTGATCCTAGATATACTTCTGAACTCAACCACCTCCGTTTCTATCTGCCTGACATCTTCCCTGCATTGAATAAGATCGTGCTATTTGACCATGATGTTGTAGTTCAAAGGGATCTATCTAGACTGTGGAGTGTTAATCTGAAGGGAAAAGTTAATGGCGCAGTTGAGACTTGCCGAGATAATGAGCCGTCATCTTTAGAGATGGAAACATTTATTAACTTCTCAGATCCATATGTGGCAAATAGGTTTGACGTCAATGCATGTACATGGGCATTTGGCATGAACTTGTTCGATCTTCATAACTGGAGAAAACATAAGCTAACAACCCTGTACCATAAATACATGCAATTG GGTTCAAAGAGGCCATTGTGGGTGGCTGGAAGTTTGCCTTTAGGTTGGATCACCTTTTATAACCAGACATTGGCATTAGACAGGCGATGGCATGCTCTTGGACTGGGTTATGAATCTGGTGTGGCTCAGGGGGATGTGGAGCGAGCAGCAGTGATACACTATGATGGAATCATGAAGCCCTGGTTAGATATCGCAATTGGGAGGTACAAGGGTTATTGGAGCAAATATCTCGACTATGATCACTCTCATCTGCAGCGGTGTAATATTCATGCATAG
- the LOC126784128 gene encoding uncharacterized protein LOC126784128, whose product MGDDVVGWLAMAERYINAQHIPPEERVAAVAANFGPNPSLWMNFYEQRNPNPTWEQFVVAFMAHFGGGTITDYKTALSHLLQTSSVDAFISEFTLLACRIPEWTNDDFLSMFLGGLKPEIQHDVRLLDPRTLADAQRMARRYERKLQDKAISRPSRPFPWQTTNRQTNLYPATSLSSTTSSSSQLHPSQSRTPNTASAPNSNPRPPTGTPFCQWSSAHQRERRAQGLCLHCDDKWSPNHVCKNPVLAILEALTPCEPSALEEEEVALIDAEQPDPLPLHAITTTNSHDMMRFKGSINGLPIDVFVDCGSVKNFLSPVVAAKVGCTISPPARMGFTTTTGEPIKALGTAEHVTVEIQSYKFTRSFQLLQVVNCDLLLGCEWLSTLGFIGMHFAEKVMVFTAESRCHAHDPCIQALLHAYADLFSTPTGLPPKRNIDHCIPLILGTTPVNVRPYRYAHSQKSELETQVLEMLDQGIIRPSRSPYSSHVLLVRKNERTWRFCIDYRAPNAVTVKDRFPIPNVDELLDELHGVLTSPSLISTPVTTNFV is encoded by the exons ATGGGCGACGACGTTGTGGGCTGGCTCGCCATGGCTGAGCGCTACATCAATGCTCAGCACATTCCGCCGGAGGAACGCGTAGCTGCCGTGGCAGCAAATTTCGGGCCCAATCCATCACTTTGGATGAACTTCTATGAACAGAGGAATCCCAATCCAACTTGGGAACAATTTGTAGTAGCTTTCATGGCCCATTTTGGTGGCGGCACCATCACAGACTACAAGACTGCTCTCTCCCATCTGCTGCAAACATCGTCAGTCGATGCCTTCATCTCCGAATTCACTCTCTTGGCTTGTAGGATTCCGGAGTGGACCAATGATGATTTTCTCTCCATGTTCCTTGGTGGCTTGAAACCAGAGATACAACATGACGTCCGGCTATTGGATCCCAGAACCTTGGCCGATGCTCAACGTATGGCTCGGAGATACGAGCGGAAGCTACAAGACAAAGCCATTAGCCGACCATCTCGCCCCTTCCCTTGGCAAACCACAAACCGCCAAACCAACCTTTACCCTGCCACATCCCTTTCATCCACCACTTCTAGCTCAAGTCAACTTCACCCCAGCCAATCCCGAACTCCAAACACTGCATCAGCTCCAAATTCAAACCCAAGACCACCAACGGGTACACCATTTTGTCAATGGTCCTCAGCTCACCAGCGAGAACGCAGAGCCCAAGGACTTTGTCTCCATTGTGATGACAAATGGTCCCCCAACCATGTGTGTAAAAACCCTGTCTTGGCCATACTCGAGGCTCTTACGCCATGTGAGCCCAGTGcattggaggaggaagaagtaGCATTGATCGATGCAGAACAGCCTGACCCATTACCCTTGCATGCCATCACAACCACCAATTCCCATGACATGATGAGGTTCAAGGGATCGATCAATGGCTTGCCGATCGATGTGTTTGTGGATTGTGGATCGGTGAAGAACTTTCTCAGCCCAGTCGTAGCAGCAAAGGTTGGCTGCACCATCTCTCCTCCAGCAAGAATGGGTTTCACCACTACTACAGGGGAACCAATCAAGGCTTTGGGCACTGCTGAGCATGTCACTGTCGAAATTCAGAGCTACAAATTCACTCGCTCCTTCCAATTATTGCAGGTTGTGAACTGCGATTTGTTACTTGGTTGTGAGTGGCTCAGTACATTGGGATTCATAGGCATGCATTTCGCAGAGAAGGTTATGGTTTTTACTGCTGAGAGTCGTTGTCAT GCCCACGACCCATGTATTCAAGCCCTTCTTCATGCTTATGCCGATTTGTTCTCCACACCCACCGGCCTCCCACCCAAAAGGAACATCGATCACTGCATTCCTCTCATACTTGGCACTACTCCGGTGAATGTCAGGCCGTACCGGTACGCGCATTCCCAGAAGTCCGAACTAGAGACTCAAGTTTTGGAGATGCTTGATCAAGGCATCATTCGCCCTAGTCGAAGCCCTTATTCCTCTCATGTGCTTCTAGTGCGCAAGAATGAGCGTACATGGCGTTTTTGTATTGATTATCGTGCTCCCAATGCTGTAACGGTCAAGGATAGGTTTCCTATTCCCAATGTTGATGAGTTGTTGGATGAGCTACATGGGGTACTTACTTCACCAAGCTTGATATCCACTCCGGTTACCACCAACTTCGTATGA
- the LOC126783168 gene encoding probable galacturonosyltransferase 6 isoform X1, with amino-acid sequence MKPFRRCQRILILSLLSLSVFAPILFVSQRLKNLNYTGRKEFIEDLSNIKYRTDALKLSAVEQEAGEGLKEPRNVLYEDKDVVSVVSYSLGENKEDTGSGDVGDTTDMAERTGHVSGTNGESKEGDIQYQQREISSASGEKGKVNQALVQHEQNVISQSRKEIDQRIKEIKSNHPVPKMNSNIQRVTDKINEMKDQMIRAKAYMTFAPPNSQLVKELRARSKEVEHVVGRTHKDSDLSRSALQKMRNLEASLSKASRAFPDCSAMTTKLRSMTHSAEEQVGLQKKQVRFLYHLAGSTTPKGLHCLSMQLTAEYFAMESKERQFPNQHKLPDPQLYHYAVFSDNVLACAVVVNSTVSTALEPETIVFHVVTDSLNFPALSMWFLLNPPGKATIQVQSIESFEWLASKYKRPLIQKSTDPRYTSELNHLRFYLPDIFPALNKIVLFDHDVVVQRDLSRLWSVNLKGKVNGAVETCRDNEPSSLEMETFINFSDPYVANRFDVNACTWAFGMNLFDLHNWRKHKLTTLYHKYMQLGSKRPLWVAGSLPLGWITFYNQTLALDRRWHALGLGYESGVAQGDVERAAVIHYDGIMKPWLDIAIGRYKGYWSKYLDYDHSHLQRCNIHA; translated from the exons ATGAAGCCATTTCGTCGATGCCAGAGGATCCTCATCCTCTCTTTGCTTTCGCTCTCTGTTTTCGCTCCAATCCTCTTCGTCTCCCAGAGGCTCAAGAATCTCAATTATACTG GGCGGAAGGAATTCATTGAAGATTTGTCCAATATT AAATACAGGACTGATGCCTTGAAGCTTAGTGCTGTTGAGCAG GAAGCGGGCGAAGGTTTGAAGGAGCCCAGGAATGTTTTGTACGAAGATAAGGATGTAGTGTCTGTGGTTAGTTACAGTCTTGGTGAGAATAAAGAGGATACGGGATCTGGAGATGTTGGAGATACTACTGATATGGCGGAGAGGACTGGACATG TTTCAGGAACCAATGGTGAGAGCAAAGAAGGAGATATACAATATCAGCAGAGAGAAATATCATCTGCTTCTGGTGAAAAG GGGAAAGTTAACCAAGCATTGGTCCAACATGAACAGAATGTAATATCTCAGTCAAGGAAAGAAATAGATCAGAGAATAAAAgagatcaaatcaaatcacccTGTTccgaaaatgaattcaaaTATCCAGAGAGTGACAGACAAAATAAATGAGATGAAAGATCAGATGATTAGAGCTAAAGCATACATGACTTTTGCACCGCCTAACTCACAGTTGGTGAAGGAGTTGAGAGCTCGTAGTAAAGAGGTGGAACATGTGGTTGGGAGAACCCACAAGGATTCTGATTTATCTCGGAG TGCCTTGCAGAAAATGAGAAACCTGGAGGCCTCACTATCAAAAGCTAGTCGTGCTTTCCCGGACTGCTCTGCCATGACCACAAAACTACGTTCTATGACTCACAGTGCTGAAGAGCAAGTTGGGTTGCAGAAGAAGCAAGTCAGATTTCTTTATCACCTTGCTGGAAGCACTACCCCCAAAGGTCTTCATTGTCTTTCGATGCAGTTAACTGCAGAGTACTTTGCTATGGAGTCCAAGGAGAGGCAATTTCCTAACCAACACAAGTTGCCTGATCCACAGCTCTATCATTATGCTGTCTTCTCCGACAATGTTCTGGCATGTGCAGTGGTTGTAAATTCCACTGTTTCCACTGCACTG GAACCGGAGACGATTGTTTTCCATGTGGTGACTGATTCCCTCAATTTTCCAGCATTGTCAATGTGGTTCTTATTGAATCCTCCTGGAAAAGCCACTATCCAAGTCCAGAGCATAGAGAGTTTTGAATGGTTGGCTTCCAAGTATAAAAGACCATTAATTCAGAAGTCCACTGATCCTAGATATACTTCTGAACTCAACCACCTCCGTTTCTATCTGCCTGACATCTTCCCTGCATTGAATAAGATCGTGCTATTTGACCATGATGTTGTAGTTCAAAGGGATCTATCTAGACTGTGGAGTGTTAATCTGAAGGGAAAAGTTAATGGCGCAGTTGAGACTTGCCGAGATAATGAGCCGTCATCTTTAGAGATGGAAACATTTATTAACTTCTCAGATCCATATGTGGCAAATAGGTTTGACGTCAATGCATGTACATGGGCATTTGGCATGAACTTGTTCGATCTTCATAACTGGAGAAAACATAAGCTAACAACCCTGTACCATAAATACATGCAATTG GGTTCAAAGAGGCCATTGTGGGTGGCTGGAAGTTTGCCTTTAGGTTGGATCACCTTTTATAACCAGACATTGGCATTAGACAGGCGATGGCATGCTCTTGGACTGGGTTATGAATCTGGTGTGGCTCAGGGGGATGTGGAGCGAGCAGCAGTGATACACTATGATGGAATCATGAAGCCCTGGTTAGATATCGCAATTGGGAGGTACAAGGGTTATTGGAGCAAATATCTCGACTATGATCACTCTCATCTGCAGCGGTGTAATATTCATGCATAG
- the LOC126783214 gene encoding U3 small nucleolar RNA-associated protein 18 homolog, with amino-acid sequence MSLISQNVPSALKSRKSKREVPDEPACMQANDGNEDGKEMSLDVMRVNKRNKARNEVDEKDLVEQEKEMKKLESFLFGNIYAPVEFGKEDEEEAGDAVDNCSSLFFVDRSANNLLIVDEDDGEVLEEETKQRKAVWEDDEEAKANVNIAKVNRLRKLRKEEDESLLSGSKYVSRLRAQHVKLNPGTEWAQLDSEPRSTRYSDDESSDDDYTAVAAHGYKDVGAVDDLLRTNEDFVVKSSSKLLPGLLEYSILTDANAEEPSNGPINSVQFHRNAQLLLTAGLDRRLRFF; translated from the coding sequence ATGAGTTTAATATCGCAGAATGTCCCTTCAGCTTTGAAATCGAGAAAGAGCAAAAGGGAGGTTCCTGATGAACCTGCGTGTATGCAAGCGAATGATGGGAATGAAGATGGGAAAGAAATGAGTTTAGATGTTATGAGGGTGAACAAGAGAAATAAAGCGCGCAATGAGGTTGATGAGAAAGATCTGGTGGAGCAAGAGAAGGAAATGAAGAAGCTGGAGAGCTTTTTGTTTGGAAACATTTATGCGCCGGTGGAGTTTGGGAAGGAGGATGAAGAAGAGGCAGGAGATGCAGTGGATAATTGTTCTTCGCTATTCTTTGTGGATCGTTCTGCAAATAATTTGCTTATTGTTGATGAAGACGATGGAGAAGTATTGGAGGAAGAAACGAAGCAGAGGAAAGCTGTCTgggaggatgatgaagaggcAAAGGCCAATGTTAACATTGCCAAAGTTAATAGACTAAGGAAGCtgaggaaggaagaggatgAGAGTTTGCTTTCTGGTTCCAAGTATGTTTCAAGATTGAGGGCTCAGCATGTTAAGCTGAACCCTGGAACCGAGTGGGCTCAACTTGATTCAGAGCCAAGGAGCACTAGATATTCTGACGATGAATCATCAGATGATGATTATACGGCAGTAGCAGCCCATGGCTACAAAGATGTTGGAGCTGTTGATGATCTCCTTCGAACAAATGAGGATTTTGTCGTGAAGAGCAGTTCAAAGTTATTGCCTGGGCTTCTTGAATATTCAATACTGACAGATGCAAACGCAGAGGAACCTTCTAATGGTCCTATAAATTCGGTGCAGTTTCATAGAAATGCTCAGTTGCTTCTGACTGCTGGATTGGATCGAAGGCTTAGGTTTTTCTAG